From one Nilaparvata lugens isolate BPH chromosome 2, ASM1435652v1, whole genome shotgun sequence genomic stretch:
- the LOC111045142 gene encoding venom allergen 5, which produces MQEMTWDNKLAERAQYWADQCNFKHDENREKKTGQNLYIIYYGGSHAERQHNFTAAIKSWYDENQYYTYKELQKGDSRDPRTQTGHYTQVVWANTNKVGCGFASYYHTGKKQDQILYVCNYAPAGNYEGEYPYIKGEPNCEENGLSNSDIDGLCKK; this is translated from the exons ATGCAGGAAATG ACATGGGATAACAAACTGGCTGAGAGAGCACAATATTGGGCCGATCAGTGCAACTTTAAGCATGatgaaaatagagagaaaa AAACTGGACAGAATTTGTATATTATCTACTATGGTGGATCACATGCAGAGCGACAACATAACTTCACTGCAGCCATAAAAAGCTGGTACGATGAGAATCAATACTACACATATAAGGAGCTTCAGAAAGGAGACTCCCGTGATCCAAGAACTCAAACTGGTCATTATACTCAG GTGGTGTGGGCCAATACTAACAAAGTTGGATGTGGATTTGCCAGCTACTATCACACTGGAAAGAAACAAGACCAAATACTCTATGTGTGCAATTATGCGCCAGC AGGAAATTACGAAGGAGAGTACCCATACATAAAAGGAGAACCTAATTGTGAAGAAAATGGACTGTCCAACAGCGACATCGATGGGCTCTGTAAGAAATAG